The DNA window TAGGGCGTAGGTGTCATCGAGCCGGAACAGCGATCCGAGCGCAAGATGACTTGCCGTTCTCACTTCCTTCGTCTCCTCGCCCGTGGCGACTAGTTCTCCGTCCGCCACCATCCGCCGATTGGTGCTCCGCAGCTGATACCGCCCGACCCCAACTGTGAGGTAGGGATGAGCGTCGCTACTACTGCGGTAGGTATACCGGAGCCCCAGCATTCCGCTTCGGAACGTCAGATCGCCGCCTCCGGTGTTGAAAAGACGGGCGTTTTCCTTGTTTAGCGTAAACCCATCATACCCAACCCCGACCGTAACTGCGAGGCCCCGATACACCCGAATGCCAGCTTCAAGCCCAAGACTCGTTCCGGAGTTGAGAAGTTCACTTTGAAGTTCCGGAGCCCGAAAAAAAGATGCCCCGACGTTCCCCCGAACGGATACGGTGGGCTGGGCTACAGTTGCTGTACTCCCCACCAGGAGGAAAACGAAGGCAAGAATGCAAAGTCGACTTGCGGAAGACCAAGGAGCGGACGATTTCATGGGCAAGGCAGTGTCGATTAGGAAAAACCGAACAGCAGCATTCAGAACATCGGGCAGGGTCGCTCCGAGAACCAAGCGGCATCGCTCTTCACCTGCGTGTCGGATTTTGGTAGGAAAAATCGTGCCGCGCTTCCCGTTCCAAACTCGCTGATGTTGTCTCCGAAACGCTCGGTATGTGAAGTCCTAGTGCATGGATCGGTTCCGTTTCTTTCGGGGTCGATGCCTCCACACGACATCTTCTGTCTTCTCCTTCCCGACCGACGCTCTCTTTTCCTATGACCGACACGGCTGTTGTCACTGTTTTCCTTCGCCATCGTGGCGAGGTGTTGCTTCTGCGTCGAAGCAACGATGTCGGCTCCTATCCCGGAAAATGGGGAACGGTCGCAGGACACCTAGAATCTGACGACCCGCTGGACGCCGCCCGTTCCGAGATTGAGGAAGAAGTGGGACTGACTGAAGACGACGTGTCGCTCGTTCAGGAAGGCCCCTCCTTTTCGGTGCACGATGAGGATCGAGGGACAGAGTGGATCGTGCACCCGTTCTTGTTCGACTCTTCGACTCAAGAGGTGTCTCTGAACTGGGAAACGCAAAATGCAGAATGGGTCTCGCCCACGACCCTCCTCCGACGCGACACGGTTCCGGACCTCTGGCGCTCATATCGGAGCGTCTCCCCCTCGATCGTAGAATTGACCGACGACACGGAGCATGGATCGGCCTATCTCTCCCTTCGAGCGCTGGAAGTTCTGCGCGACCGGGCCGCTCTTCTGGCCACGACCGACCCTCCCGACATCGACGACGCATGGGCCCGATTGGCCGAGACGGCCCAGCGCCTGCTCAAGTCCCGTCCGTCCATGGCGGCCCTCACGAACCGTATCCATCGGGTGATGCACGAGAGTCAACCGGAGGGCACGCCGGGTCAGGTAGAACAAAAGGCGCACGCGGCCATTGGCCAGGCAATTGACGCCGACGCCAAGACCGCTCGCCGTGCCGCCGATCAATTCGCGGACCAACGTGTGCTCACACTTTCCCGCTCGGGAACGGTGCTGGAGGCCCTCCGCACGGCCAATCCGGCTCCTTCCATCATTGTGACTGAGTCCCACCCGGGACGCGAAGGGGTCGGCGTGGCCGAGACGCTAGTCCGAGCGGAGATGGACGTGACACTCATTCCGGATGCCGCCGTCGCAACGACACTCGCATCGGGAGAGATCGATGCGGTACTCGTGGGCGCCGATACCATCCATCCCTCTGGCACCGTCGTCAATAAGGTGGGAACGCGGGGCGCTGCCCTTGCCGCCGCTCGGGAAGATATCCCCTTCTACGTCGCGTGTGCCATCGACAAGATTTCTGTCGAAGAAGCAACGATCTCCGAGAGCGCCGATCCTCGCTCCGTCTACGAGAAAGGCACAGATGTTCGCGTCGCGGCTCCTCGCTTCGACGAGACCCCGCCGGACCTCGTGACAGGGGGCATTATCACAAACCGGGGTTCGTACGCCCCCGATCAAGTTGCGGCGTTGGCTGAGGAGCTGGAAATGCTCCGGGACTGGTAGACGGACCGCGCGAGGACGCTCGGCACGTCCTCACTGTCGAAGGCCAACTCCATCTCAATCGACGGTTCCACGCTGGTGAGTTCCTCCTGATCCGCCAGCGCCTTTTTCTCCTCCGGCGGCGCCTCCTCCAGCTTCTCCAAGAACTGCTTCCGCAGGGCTTCCTCTCGTTTCTCGACGTCCTCCTCCAGGCTCTTCTCCACCAATGTCGTCCCGCTTTCCGGCGTGACTGTCCCGCTAGGCTGAGTCTGATAATTATCGGTTCAGGTATTCCTCGACGAACGCCCAGAGCACCATGGCTTTGTAGTGACTCGCTTTCTTCTCATACCGGACTACCAGGCGGCGGCGCTCTTTCAAGTGGCCGACACAGCGCTCGACCGTATTTCGGTCGCGATACTTCTGTTCGTCGCAGGTCGGTGGGCGTCCAGGGCCGTCTCGCATATTTTCACGTGCCGGGATTGCTGATTCGATACCCTTATCAGCGCACCACTGCCGGATCCAGTCAGCATCGATCCAGTCAGCATCGTAGGCCCGATCTCCAGCGACTGCCTCGGGGCGCTTCCGAGGTCGCGGGGCCGAGGGACCGATACTTCGTTCATCAGGTCGGTGAAGAAGGCTGACTCGTGGCGCTGACCGGCTGACAGGATTGCTCCCAGCGGGAGGCCTTGCCGGTCGGTAAGTAGATGGATCTTGGTGGAGAACCCGCCTCGGCCGTAGCCGAGCGCCGGGCCTAGACCCTCGTCTCGCCCGATTCGAGCCCCTTTTTATCGTCGTTCGGTCCGCCCGCAGCGGCCCGAGCGGCCTGAACAATCGTGCTGTCCACGTTGAACTGAGACCAGTCGATACGACCCTCTGCGTCGAGCTCGCCCTGAAGGTGACGAATGATCGATTCGAGCGTGCCGTCTTCGGCCCAGCGTCGGAACCGATCGTAAACAGTCTTCCAGTTACCATAGCGCTCGGGTACGTCTCGCCAGGGAGCTCCAGAGCGTAGGATCCAGAAGATGCCGTTGATAACCTGCCGGTGGTCGTTGTACGGACAGCCTCGGCCTTCAACCTCCGGCAGGAGGTGTTCGATGCGTTCATACTGCTCGTCGGTGAGCTCATAGCGGCGTCGAGGCATACCAGAGCGGCTTAGTTAGTCCAGTGGACTGTGCAAGCCGTTCATACAGCCTTTTTATCAGACAGTGCCTAGCATTGGCCGGACTCGACATCGCCTCTCCTCCGGCGGAAGTCGCCTGCATGAAAGGCGTGTCGTTGATCGTCACGAAGAAAGAGGCCCCGCCGGTTGAGAGCTCCACGTAGTAGTAAATTTTCTCCTCGGTGGTGTCCGCACCAGCGGCCGGGACAGATGTGTTTGGTCCCATAGCAGCCTGTGGATCAACGAGGCCGAGCCCCAAGATCAAAAGGACGCCGACAAAACCGAACAGTGTCCACGGACTACTTCTCATTCCAATCACAGTTGACATTGTCTTTGTGCCGCCACGGGTTTGAACGGCCCCCTCAACGAACAATGCAGAGCTCCCCGTCGACCCGACCGACAATCACTCGCATCGACCAGATCGTTCCATCCTCTCCGCGCGTCTTGAAAAACTTTCGGCCGGTCGGATTCCAGGGCTGGTCCGGCTCTCCGTTCTCGACGTACACCTCCCACAATCGGCCGGCTAACAGCGGCCGTAGCCCAATGTCCTCCCGCTCAAAATCGGTCCGTAGTCCACTCTCGTAGTAATTTTCCAAGGTTTCTTTCCAGGACTCGTACCCTTTCGACTCATAGTACGCTTTGTTGTAGTCTTGGTACTTCACCTTCAGCTCCTCGTAGATCCCGCGGCTGTCCTGACGCCGCATCAGGTCGCGGAGCTTGACGGCGTAGTCCTTCAGCGCCGCGGTGTCTTCGATCACCGGCGCCTCGATCAGGTGCTCCGCGAAGCTCGGCGTCTTTGGGCTGTCGAACCGCACAGTCATCTCAATCGGAAAGCTCACGCGGGTGAGCTCCCCTTCCCGGTCGGCCAATTCCCGCTTCTTCTCCGGCGGCGCCGACTCCAGCCGCTCCAGAAACGCCTGCCGCTTTTCGTCTCGCCGCGCCTCAATCGTGTCCTGAAGGTTGAACGTCGTGATCTCCTTCCCAGCTTGTGTCCCGGTGAGGTCTCCTTTTCGATACAGCGTGACCGCGCCGGTCAGGCGGGCATCCTCCGGGGTCGTCAGCCCGCTCGAATCCGATTTCATCGTAGGGCCTGCAATAATGTGCAGCTCGTTGTTTTCACCGATGAGATCAACATTTACTGGACTCGCCTTCGCTTGCCCACCGGCGGAGGTTGCCTGCATGAAGTGTCTGTCGTTGATTGTGACATAAAAGGAGGCTCCGCCCGTCGAAAGCTCCAAGTAATAGTACAACTCCTCCTTGGTTGTGTCCGCATCGGCAGGCTGGGCAGAGGTTGCTGATTCCATAGCAAGCTGTGGGATGAATTGGCTAAATAAAGCGAGCATGATCGGCAGGCCGAGCACAACTCCGGGCCAGCCCTCATTGCCGTGTCCTGCGGCTCGTGCAATCGACATGAGACGTTGTTTCCAGCTGTCACTTAGTACGTGTAGTTGTCGAGGATGGCGTCGAGCTCTCCGTGGTGGAGAAACGCCATGAAGTCAGTTTTCAGCACCCGGCGGCTCAGCGTGTCGGAATACTCGTCCAGTCCCTTCCGGATGTCCTTGGCCATCTCTTCGACCGCCTCTCGGTCTCGCCGGACGTCTGCACGCTTCAATATGGCCTCGGCCGTGTAGTCGGCCACCTTTTCCGGAGGCATCTCGGTCCGGCGCTCTCCCCGCTTTCGAACCTCCACGTTGTCGAACGGCCACGCCTTCTGTTGAATCACGCTGGTCACCCGCTCGACCCCACTCGGGTCCGGATCCCCGCCATAAAACACCTTCGTGAGAATCGACCGGATCTCGTCCGGATGCAACTGATTCGAGACGTGTTCTCGGCTCGGCGGCCACTGCCAGGTGGCGAGGTCCTTCCCCTCCACGATCGTCCATTCCTTCTGCCCGCTCATACTCCCGGATTCCCCTCCAACTGCATCCTCCTCAGCGGTCTCTCGCTCTCCTTCTCTCACTCGTGGCCCTACAGACCCCTTCGCTCTCGCTTTGAAGCCGGTCCAGCGGATCGTGCCCTCGAGGTAGAACCCCCCGCCCTCACCCTCCGGCGCTGTATCAAAGCCCGCCTCCGTGTTTTTCAGCTTGATGGCAGACTCCCCGTTCACGACCACATTGCCTACGTGCGGCGCCTCAACGCGCACCCCAATCGCTCCCTTGAGCGTACTCCCCACACCGCCGCTCACCTTCGCTTTCATCCCCGGCCCCGACCGCTGCACCGGACCGAGCTTCAGAACAAGTGTGCCCTGGATAAAGGCGAATGCCTGCGCCGTCGCAACGGCCGGTATTTCCAACCCAATTCCTACTTCCGCCTTGACGTCAAACAACTTCAGACTGAGCCCCACCCCCGCCTGCAGATAGGCCTTCTCGTCCTTCCACTCCTGCCATCCCCACGTGAGGGCCACCGTCCCCTGAGCGAGCTGTACCGACATCTCGGCGTACCAGCCCAGCTTGGGGGCCTCCTTTAGCGTGTTAATGATCGCCTGAAGCCGATACCCCAGCTCAAGGATGCTCCTGGCGAGCTCGACCGGCTTGGCAGACACCTGTGAGCCATTGCACTTCACGGAATTGTTGACCGGGCCCGACAGCCCACCGCCACCATCGTCGGATTTACGGTCACGGTGACCGTGTTTTCTGTTCCGATCAGTAGAGCATTCATTGGCGAGTTGAAGCTCGCGCTGGTCCGCCCGTCGTTCTCGTCGACCCCGACCCCGTTTACGGTCGTCACCGTGCGGGCGTCCAGCACGCTCAGCTCCAGGTAGTAGTACGGCACCTCCTGATCGGTCTCCTGATTTGCAGTGGCCGTCCCGTAGGACCCGGTCTTCCAGCAGCCTGCGCAAACGGCAGTCACTGCCAGAAGAACCGCTAGCCCAACCACCGAACGGCCTACACGTCGATACGACACAAATCTCATCGGACCACCTTCAGCTCCCCGTCCACTTTGCCCACGAAAATGTCCATGAACGCCCTGCCTTTCTCCCCTGGCCCCGTCAAGATAAACTCGTCACTCACTCCTTCTCCCCGATCCACATTAATCTCCCATACACGTCCTCCAGCCCATCTCCTTAATTCTATGTCTTCACGCTCAAAATCAATTAATATTCCCTTAGGATAAACGTGCTCTTCCATCATTTTCCTAAACCACTCAAACCGGTCCTCTTTTCTTCTGCTAGGATACGCAGTTCTGTATATTTCATATTTGGACGAAAAAGGGCTAAAAAATTCCTTAATTTTTTTCTTATCGAGAAGGTCACGTGCATACATCGCAAAGTCTTTCAGGGCGCTGGTGTCTTCGATCACCGGCGCCTCCATGAACCGATCCCGGAAGCTCGGCACGTCCTCGCTGTCGAAGGTCAGCTCCATCTCGATCGGAAATTCCACGCTCGTGAGCTCCTCCTCCTGGTCCGCCAGCGCTTTTTTCTCCTCCGGCGGCGCCTCTTCCAGCTTCTCCAGGAACTGCTTCCGCAAGGCTTCCTCTCGTTTCTCAACAACTTCCTGCAGGCTCTTCTCCACCAATGTCGTCCCGCTTTCCGGCGTGACTGTCCCGCTAGTGATCTTCTTAATCTTCGCGGTGACTTTCGCCTCCTCGACCGTCGAGGAACGAACCGAGTCCGCGTCCGCCAGCTTCCCGCTCTTCGGCGGGTCCCCCGCCGCCACCATCGTCGGCCTTACGGTCACGGTGACCGTGTTTTCTGTTCCGATCAGTAGAGCATTCATTGGCGAGTTGAAGCTCGCGCTGGTCCGCCCGTCGCTCTCGTCGACCCCGACCCCGTTTACGGTCGTCACCGTCCGGGCGTCCAGCACGCTTAGCTCCAGGTAGTAGTACGGCACTTCTTGTTCGCTCATTGAGTTGTCGGTTGCGGTTTGAGAAAAGGAGTGTGCATCGGGCTCACAGGCCAGCAGGAACGTCCCAAGTAAAACAGTGGCGGTGGCCCAGACAGTGTGATTCAAGGTCAAAGACATAGCAGATGTGAAATGGACGAACGTAGCGAATATTGGCCCGAACGGTCACCCGTCCTTGGATTTGATCTTACTCATCTGTTTCTGAATCGGATCGACGTAGCCGTCCAGGAGCTTTTGAAACTCCTCGCTCTCAAGGAACGCCTCGTAGTCGGCGGCCCGGAGGTGTGGGGTCGTCCCCTCCGTCTTCCAGTCGAACGGAAGCTTTCGCTTTCCGGTTGGAATCTCCTCGCTGTGCTCCTTGCCGTGGGCCTCTATCATCGACTGCAGCCGGTCCCGGATCTCGATGGCCATCGCCTCCACCGACTTCCGCGACCGTTTGAGGTGGGGCCGCTGCTCGATCTTCTCCACAATGGGCCCCACCACCTCGTCCATCGACCACCAGGTGTAGTCCGGCTCCGTGTGCGGCCCCTTGAGAAGGCTGTAATCCCTGCGCTCCCGGCGCCCGTGCTCGCGGACCCGGATGTCCCACTTCCCCCCAATCACCACGTGCCCGGCCTTGAAGATGTCCTTGAACACCGCCGTCACCTCCGGCCGCGAAAGGCGCTCCGGCTCGTAGCGGCTGCCTTCCGGCCAGGTCCACTGGCCCAGCAGGTACCCCGGCTTCCCCGGCGGCGGCGCAATCACCTCCACTGGTTTCGTGCCGCCATCGTTCTTGATACCAATTCCCTCTGTCTCCGCTCCGTATGACCAAGTCACCACCGCGCTGATGCCGTTCCAGTAGGTGTCCAGCTCCAGGCGCAGCCCATCATCTTGGCGCGCCTTCGCCGTTCCCTCCACGATCAGCTTCGACTTCACCTTCCCTTCCGCCTTCACCATGTAGGGCGCCTCGAACCGGGCCCCCAGCTCCCCTACAATTTCCCCCTTCAATTCGGCCTTCAGCCCGGCGTCCCCGTCCGGCGAAACCCGCTGCAGCGCTGTCTTCAGCAGAACGGCCCCCTGGATGCGCCCGAACACCTGCAGCTTGAACCCGCCACCCCCAGCTCCAGGCTCGCCTGCAAGATTGCAACGTCGGCGTTGATCGCCAGCCAGTAGAACGCCCGGTGCTTCCGGCCGGCCTTCGCGTACTCGCGCCAGCCCCACTGCAGGCTCAGCGTCCCCTGCATCACCTGCACCGACGCCTCCACGTACCAGCCAAACTTCGGGACGTTGTCCTGCACCAGCTCGATCATC is part of the Salinibacter sp. 10B genome and encodes:
- a CDS encoding outer membrane beta-barrel protein; translated protein: MKSSAPWSSASRLCILAFVFLLVGSTATVAQPTVSVRGNVGASFFRAPELQSELLNSGTSLGLEAGIRVYRGLAVTVGVGYDGFTLNKENARLFNTGGGDLTFRSGMLGLRYTYRSSSDAHPYLTVGVGRYQLRSTNRRMVADGELVATGEETKEVRTASHLALGSLFRLDDTYALFFEPRFVFYDLSGGLGNTVRYFTLRLGVDVQI
- a CDS encoding NUDIX domain-containing protein, which gives rise to MTDTAVVTVFLRHRGEVLLLRRSNDVGSYPGKWGTVAGHLESDDPLDAARSEIEEEVGLTEDDVSLVQEGPSFSVHDEDRGTEWIVHPFLFDSSTQEVSLNWETQNAEWVSPTTLLRRDTVPDLWRSYRSVSPSIVELTDDTEHGSAYLSLRALEVLRDRAALLATTDPPDIDDAWARLAETAQRLLKSRPSMAALTNRIHRVMHESQPEGTPGQVEQKAHAAIGQAIDADAKTARRAADQFADQRVLTLSRSGTVLEALRTANPAPSIIVTESHPGREGVGVAETLVRAEMDVTLIPDAAVATTLASGEIDAVLVGADTIHPSGTVVNKVGTRGAALAAAREDIPFYVACAIDKISVEEATISESADPRSVYEKGTDVRVAAPRFDETPPDLVTGGIITNRGSYAPDQVAALAEELEMLRDW
- a CDS encoding transposase, with amino-acid sequence MFRPLGPLRADRTTIKRGSNRARRGSRPGARLRPRRVLHQDPSTYRPARPPAGSNPVSRSAPRVSLLHRPDERSIGPSAPRPRKRPEAVAGDRAYDADWIDADWIRQWCADKGIESAIPARENMRDGPGRPPTCDEQKYRDRNTVERCVGHLKERRRLVVRYEKKASHYKAMVLWAFVEEYLNR
- a CDS encoding IS5 family transposase — protein: MPRRRYELTDEQYERIEHLLPEVEGRGCPYNDHRQVINGIFWILRSGAPWRDVPERYGNWKTVYDRFRRWAEDGTLESIIRHLQGELDAEGRIDWSQFNVDSTIVQAARAAAGGPNDDKKGLESGETRV